The genomic DNA TGGCAGAGAACTCGAAAACGTTGATTCCCTCTCTGATTATATGGAGGGCCAGCCTGCACTCATATTCACCGATATGAACCCATTCAAACTCTTCAAGATTCTTGAGGACAGCAAAACCCCTGCCCCTGCCAAGCCAGGCGCCATAGCCCCGGCAGATATAGTTGTCCCCAAGGGGGATACCGGCTTTGCCCCGGGCCCAATCCTGGGGGAGCTTCAGCAGATAGGAATCCCCGCCAAGATCGAGAAGGGAAAGATCGTGGTCTCAAATGACCACGTTGTTGTGAAGGCCGGGGAGGAGATACCCCCCAAGGTGGCAGGAATATTAACAAGGCTGGATATACAGCCACTTGAGGTTGGAATAGACCTCAGGGCAGCATACGAAAATCAGACAGTCTACACAGCAGACATCCTGACAATAGATGATGAAAAAACTTTATCTGACATTCAGAAAGCATTTTCACAGGCATTTAACCTGTCAGTTAACGCAGTTATATACACACGCGAAACAATGCCTGCGATTATCCAGAAGGCTGCTTCGAAGTCATTCAACCTTGCATACAATGCATCAATCCTCACCTCAGAGACCACTGATCTGCTGCTTGCAAAGGCCTATGCCCAGATGCTTGCACTGGCCGCTGCAGCTGCAGAGGTTAATGGTGAAGCAGTTGATGATGAACTGAGGGATAAATTGTCTTCAAGGGCAGCAGCACCCGCCCCTGAAGAGAAAGAGGAAGAGGTTGAAGAAGAAGCTGAAGAGGAAGAAGAAGAGGAAGAAGAGGATGCAGCCGCTGGTCTCGGCGCACTCTTCGGATAAACACTTTACTGGCATAGTTAACCTAAAAAATAAAAATTTGAGGTGATCATATGGAATACATATACGCAGCAATGTTACTGCACACAACCGGTAAGGAGATCAACGAAGAAAACGTTAAAAGTGTCCTTGAAGCAGCAGGCGCTGAAGTGGATGATGCAAGGGTCAAGGCTCTAATAGCAGCCCTTGAAGATGTGGACATTGAAGAGGCAATGGAAACAACAGCTGTAGCAGCAGCACCTGCAGCAGCTGCAGCACCTGCAGCAGCAGCCGAAGAGGCTGAAGAAGAAGAGGAAGAAGAAGAGGAAGAAGAGGAAGCTGAAGAGGAAGCAGCAGCCGGTCTTGGCGCACTCTTCGGTTAAACTCTTTTCTATTTTTCTCTGCCATAACAAATGGCAAAAAATTTATTTTTCCTGATTGATTCTATTTATAAAAAACTGTTTTCAATGATTACCATGTCTCGTCAGCTTGAAGAACTGGGTTACAGAAAATATGAATGCGAGTCCTGTGGGAACACCTTCTGGTCAATAAGGGAACGCAGCACATGTGGGGATGCCCCCTGTGATGAATACGATTTTATAGGAAATCCCGCGACCTCGAGGAGCTATGACCTGTACGAGATACAGGATGAATTCATAGAATTCTTCGCTGAAAGGGGCCATGAGCCCATCAGAAGATATCCGGTACTTGCAAAGCGCTGGCGGGACGATGTCTTCCTTGTTGGAGCATCCATATACAACTTTCAGCCATGGGTGACATCAGGCCTTGTGAAGCCCCCTGCAAACCCCCTCGTGGTTGCACAGCCGTCAATAAGACTCAACGACGTTGATAACGTTGGAAGAACAGGTAGGCACCTCACATGCTTCACCATGGGGGGGCACCATGCATTCAACTCTGAGGATAACCCAGTTTACTGGGAAGAGGAGACAGTAAAGTACTGCCACGAATTTCTGACTCACATAGGCATAGATCCATCTGAGATAACCTTCATAGAATCCTGGTGGCAGGGCGGCGGAAATGAGGGGCCCTGTTATGAGGTCTGTGTCCGTGGCGTAGAACTGGCGACCCTCGTTTTTATACAGTACCGCACCCTCCCGGATGGTGGCAGGGAGGAGATCCCCCTCAAAATAGTTGACACCGGATATGGGCTTGAGAGATTTGCCTGGATATCCCAGGGGACACCAACAGCCTACGACGCATGCTTTGGCCCGGTAATTGAGAAGCTGATTGAACTGACAGGCGTGGAGGTCAAAGAGGAGATACTGGCAGAAAACGCCCGTGTGGCCGGTATGATGGATATAGAAACCTATGCTGATCTCAGGGAACTTCGAAAAAGGGTTGCTGATAAACTTGGAATCTCAGCCACTGAACTTGAAAGTGCCGCGGCCCCCATGGAGTCCATTTATGCCATAGCCGATCATACGCGCTGTCTCGCCTTCATGCTTGCAGATGGTGTCATACCCTCAAATGTCAAGGAGGGCTACCTTGCGAGGCTCATAA from Methanothermobacter sp. includes the following:
- the rpl12p gene encoding 50S ribosomal protein P1 encodes the protein MEYIYAAMLLHTTGKEINEENVKSVLEAAGAEVDDARVKALIAALEDVDIEEAMETTAVAAAPAAAAAPAAAAEEAEEEEEEEEEEEEAEEEAAAGLGALFG
- a CDS encoding 50S ribosomal protein L10; the protein is MAHVAEWKKKEVQELQDLIKSHEVVGIANLADIPARQLQKMRQTLRDSALIRMSKKTLISLALEKAGRELENVDSLSDYMEGQPALIFTDMNPFKLFKILEDSKTPAPAKPGAIAPADIVVPKGDTGFAPGPILGELQQIGIPAKIEKGKIVVSNDHVVVKAGEEIPPKVAGILTRLDIQPLEVGIDLRAAYENQTVYTADILTIDDEKTLSDIQKAFSQAFNLSVNAVIYTRETMPAIIQKAASKSFNLAYNASILTSETTDLLLAKAYAQMLALAAAAAEVNGEAVDDELRDKLSSRAAAPAPEEKEEEVEEEAEEEEEEEEEDAAAGLGALFG